GACGTGAAAAGAGTGTTAAGCCAGCTCCTGGAGATCCTCCGGCCGGGGCTGAGGGAGGCCTGGCGGGAGAAAATCGAGGCGTGGAAAAAAGAGTACCCCCTTACCTACTGCGAGCAGGGCCGGCTGAAGCCGCAGGCAATCATCAGGGAGATATACCGCCTCACCGAAGGCAAGGCCAGGATTACAACCGAGGTCGGCCAGCACCAGATGTGGACCGCCCAGTACTATACCTTCACCAGGCCGCGCTCCTTCATTACCTCCGGCGGCCTGGGCACAATGGGGTTCGGGATGCCGGCGGCAATCGGCGTTCAGGTTGGCTGCCCGGACGAGACGGTATTCGACATAGCCGGAGACGGCAGCATTCAAATGAATATCCAGGAGCTCTGCACGGCTGTGAATTACGAACTTCCAATTAATGTGGCAATTATTAACAACGGGTTCCTGGGCATGGTCAGGCAGTGGCAGGAGTTTTTCTACAACCGGCGGTATTCCCAGAGCGAGCTGCGCAACCCGGATTTTGTTAAGCTGGCCGAAGCCTACGGGGCCGAGGGCATCAGGGTAACCAAGAAGGCCGAGGTGGCTCCCGCGCTGGAACAGGCAATCCGTTCCGCAAAGCCGGTGATGATTGACTTCGTGGTAGACAGGGAAGACAACGTGCTGCCCATGGTTCCGCCGGGCGGTTCGCTAGACAAGATGATCGGTTAAATGGGAGGTGTTCTTATTGCATCACACTCTCGCGATTCTGGTGGAAAACAACCCCGGTGTGCTGGCCAGAGTGGCCGGCCTGTTCAGCCGGCGGGGCTTTAACATCGACAGCCTGGCCGTAGGAAGGACCGAGAACCCCGCCGTTTCCAGGATGACCGTGGTGGTGGAGGGCGACGATCATATTCTGGAGCAGGTTACCAAGCAACTGCACAAACTGGTGGACGTTATCAAGATCAACGATATCACCAGGGATGCCTACGTGGACAGGGAACTGGTAATGATCAAGGTGCGCGCCGAGGCCTCGGAGCGCGCCGAGATAATGCAGCTTGTGGACATTTTCCGCGCCCGCATAGTGGACGTCGGCCACAAGACCCTGACCATCGAGGTGACCGGGAACGAGGGCAAGATAAACGCCTTTGAGG
The window above is part of the Pelotomaculum thermopropionicum SI genome. Proteins encoded here:
- the IlvH gene encoding acetolactate synthase (small (regulatory) subunit), with the protein product MHHTLAILVENNPGVLARVAGLFSRRGFNIDSLAVGRTENPAVSRMTVVVEGDDHILEQVTKQLHKLVDVIKINDITRDAYVDRELVMIKVRAEASERAEIMQLVDIFRARIVDVGHKTLTIEVTGNEGKINAFEDCLRPFGIKELVRTGKIAMLRGLRSSSKSSSHKEEDDD